A single genomic interval of Lathyrus oleraceus cultivar Zhongwan6 chromosome 7, CAAS_Psat_ZW6_1.0, whole genome shotgun sequence harbors:
- the LOC127105498 gene encoding receptor-like protein 6, whose product MRITLVSFLSFVFCYYWLYISFQISVVSGKCLDDQQLLLLQLKNNLTFMPEKSSKLKLWNSSIDCCDWVGVACDSEGFVIGLDLREESISGGFDTASSLFSLQHLQKLNLAVNNFNSVIPSGFNKLVMLNYLNLSYAGFVGQIPIEISQLTRLVTLDISSLSYLLGQGLKLEKPNLQKFVQNLSSIRQLYLDGVSITAQGQEWCNALSPLRALQELSMSYCNLTGPLDSSLSRHENLSVIILDGNNFSSPVPEKFANFKNLTTLSFAFCGLTGTFPHNIFQIETLSVIDLSFNYNLHGSFPEFPLSGSLHMLKVSNTSFSGSFPYTIGNMRNLSELDISNCKFNGTLPISLSNLTELRYMDLSSNSFTGPMPSLGMAKNLTHLDLSHNRLSGAIPSSSHFEGLHNLVSIDLHDNSINGSIPSSLFALTLLQKIQLSSNQFSKFDEFLNVSSSVVNTLDLSSNNLSGPIPKYIFQLSSLSVLDLSSNRLNGSLQLDEFLELRNLTALNLSYNNISINVNVVNADLTSFHNISTLSLASCNLKVFPSFLRNKSRLNILDLSNNQIKGRVPNWIWKLQNLQSLNVSHNILTDLEGPFQDLTSKLIALDLHNNQLQGPIPVFPKFASYLDYSMNKFSSVIPQDLGNYLNFTIFLSLSKNTIHGNIPISLCNAPNLQVLDISINNISGTIPSCLMTMTQTLVVLNLRMNNLIGTIPDVFPPSCALRTLDLQKNNLDGQIPKSLENCSALEVLDLAENNINDIFPCLLKNISTIRVIVLHKNKFHGNIGCPKTHGTWHRLQIVDLAFNNFNGSLPGKCFTTWEEMMSEKQTDSKVNHIRFEVLPYGQIYYQDSVTVTSKGLQLELVKILTVFASIDFSSNHFEGEIPKQLFDFKALYGLNLSNNALSGQIPPSIGNLKQLESLDLSNNSLEGEIPIQISSLSFLSFLNLSFNHLSGKIPTGTQIQSFQETSFMDNEKLCGLPLATTCSSINTNPSTTKTSMKFDWQYISTGIGFGFGAGLVFAPLMIWERGKKWSNDIIDKFLMAVLPLFGLVYTPIGNDDEEDDTKEDSNMTEDSDDYNEEEDYWSYPRLYCVFCSKFDNNKKKVIHDPNCTCFQLSSPGSNSTIYSDSYSS is encoded by the coding sequence ATGAGAATTACATTGGTTTCATTTCTTTCCTTTGTTTTCTGTTATTACTGGTTATATATCAGTTTCCAAATCTCTGTGGTCTCTGGAAAATGTCTTGATGATCAACAATTATTGCTGCTCCAATTAAAGAACAATCTCACTTTCATGCCAGAAAAATCTAGCAAACTGAAATTGTGGAATTCAAGCATTGATTGCTGTGATTGGGTTGGTGTAGCTTGTGACAGTGAAGGATTTGTTATTGGTCTTGATCTGAGAGAAGAATCAATCTCTGGTGGATTTGATACTGCCAGTAGTCTTTTTAGTCTTCAACATCTTCAAAAATTGAATTTGGCTGTTAACAATTTCAATTCTGTTATTCCATCAGGATTCAACAAGTTGGTGATGTTGAATTATCTGAATTTGTCATATGCTGGCTTTGTGGGACAGATTCCTATCGAGATTTCTCAGCTTACAAGGTTGGTAACTCTTGATATATCTTCTCTTAGCTATTTATTAGGACAAGGGTTGAAACTTGAGAAACCAAATTTACAGAAGTTTGTTCAAAATCTCAGTAGTATTAGGCAATTGTATTTGGATGGTGTAAGTATAACAGCTCAAGGACAAGAGTGGTGCAATGCTTTGTCGCCACTGCGTGCACTGCAAGAATTGAGTATGTCATACTGCAATCTAACAGGACCCCTTGATTCATCTCTGTCGAGACATGAGAATCTATCGGTCATTATTCTTGATGGGAACAACTTTTCATCCCCGGTGCCCGAAAAATTTGCCAATTTTAAAAATTTGACCACTCTTAGTTTTGCATTTTGTGGATTGACTGGTACATTTCCACATAATATCTTCCAAATTGAAACACTGTCTGTTATTGACTTATCCTTCAACTACAATCTGCACGGTTCATTTCCGGAATTTCCGCTGAGTGGATCTCTCCATATGTTAAAGGTAAGTAACACAAGCTTCTCTGGATCATTTCCATACACTATAGGTAACATGAGAAACTTATCGGAATTGGATATTTCTAATTGTAAATTCAATGGAACACTTCCCATTTCACTGTCAAACCTTACAGAACTTAGATACATGGATTTGTCATCTAATAGCTTCACAGGTCCAATGCCGTCACTTGGCATGGCCAAAAACCTTACACACCTAGACCTTTCTCATAATCGTTTAAGTGGTGCAATTCCATCATCTTCCCATTTTGAAGGATTGCACAATCTAGTCAGCATTGATTTGCATGATAATTCTATCAATGGGAGCATTCCTTCATCCCTTTTTGCACTTACGTTGCTACAGAAGATTCAGCTTTCATCCAACCAGTTTAGTAAATTTGATGAATTCTTAAATGTGTCTTCCTCTGTAGTCAACACCCTTGATTTAAGTAGCAATAATCTCTCAGGGCCTATTCCAAAATATATCTTTCAGCTCAGTTCACTTTCTGTCCTAGATCTTTCCTCTAATAGGTTAAACGGGTCGCTGCAGCTAGACGAGTTTTTGGAGCTTAGAAATTTAACTGCACTAAACCTTTCGTACAACAACATATcaataaatgtgaatgttgtaaATGCTGATCTGACTTCCTTTCACAATATTAGCACTCTAAGTTTGGCATCATGCAACCTGAAAGTGTTCCCTAGTTTCTTGAGAAACAAATCCAGATTAAACATTCTAGACCTATCAAATAATCAAATTAAAGGAAGAGTGCCAAATTGGATATGGAAGCTACAAAATCTTCAAAGCCTTAATGTTTCTCACAATATACTCACTGATTTGGAAGGACCATTTCAAGATCTCACTTCAAAATTGATAGCACTTGACCTTCATAACAACCAACTGCAGGGGCCAATACCTGTTTTTCCTAAGTTTGCTTCCTATTTGGATTACTCAATGAATAAATTTAGCTCTGTTATCCCACAAGACCTTGGTAACTACCTGAATTTCAcaatttttctctcactttcAAAAAATACTATACATGGCAATATCCCTATATCTCTTTGCAATGCCCCAAATCTTCAAGTGCTTGATATTTCCATTAATAACATTTCTGGAACGATTCCCTCGTGTCTAATGACAATGACTCAAACCCTTGTGGTATTAAATCTGAGGATGAACAATCTCATTGGCACCATCCCTGATGTGTTTCCACCTTCTTGTGCTCTAAGGACTCTTGATCTCCAAAAGAATAATTTAGATGGACAGATTCCAAAATCTCTTGAGAATTGCTCGGCATTAGAAGTGTTAGATCTTGCAGAAAACAACATCAATGACATATTTCCATGCTTGTTGAAGAACATATCCACAATTCGTGTCATAGTCTTGCACAAAAACAAATTCCATGGCAACATCGGATGTCCAAAAACCCACGGAACTTGGCACAGGCTTCAGATAGTTGATCTAGCCTTTAACAACTTCAACGGTTCACTACCTGGAAAATGCTTCACAACGTGGGAGGAAATGATGTCTGAAAAGCAAACTGATTCAAAGGTAAATCATATCCGATTTGAAGTTCTTCCATATGGTCAAATATACTATCAGGATTCAGTGACAGTTACAAGCAAAGGTCTTCAGCTGGAGTTAGTTAAGATTCTAACAGTCTTCGCTTCCATCGACTTCTCATCCAACCATTTCGAAGGAGAAATACCGAAACAGTTATTTGACTTTAAAGCACTCTATGGGCTCAACTTGTCAAACAATGCACTTTCTGGACAAATTCCACCCTCTATTGGAAATCTAAAGCAGCTTGAGTCCTTAGATCTATCAAACAACTCTTTGGAAGGAGAAATTCCCATACAGATTTCAAGTCTTTCTTTCCTATCATTCCTAAACCTCTCTTTTAACCATCTTTCAGGAAAGATCCCTACAGGTACACAAATTCAATCATTTCAGGAAACTTCCTTCATGGATAATGAAAAACTCTGTGGCCTTCCTTTGGCAACAACCTGCAGCAGCATAAATACAAATCCATCAACAACAAAAACttccatgaaatttgattggcAGTATATATCCACTGGAATTGGTTTTGGATTTGGAGCTGGACTAGTTTTTGCACCATTGATGATTTGGGAGAGAGGTAAGAAATGGAGCAATGACATCATTGACAAATTTCTCATGGCGGTTCTTCCATTATTTGGATTAGTTTATACCCCAATTGGtaatgatgatgaagaagatgacACAAAAGAGGACTCAAATATGACAGAGGACAGTGATGACTACAATGAAGAGGAAGATTATTGGAGTTATCCAAGGTTGTATTGTGTGTTTTGTTCCAAATTTGACAACAATAAGAAAAAGGTCATTCATGACCCTAATTGCACATGCTTCCAATTATCATCACCAGGTTCAAATTCAACCATTTATTCAGATTCATATTCTTCTTAG